One window of the Rhipicephalus sanguineus isolate Rsan-2018 chromosome 2, BIME_Rsan_1.4, whole genome shotgun sequence genome contains the following:
- the LOC125757056 gene encoding uncharacterized protein LOC125757056 codes for MDLFSHRGHNYLLVVDYRSRYPEVIYMRSTNSEAVINAVKSIFARFGIPEVVRSDNGPQFASHAFAAFAKHYGFQHITSSPNYPQSNGEVERMVRTVKEMFEKADGPFLALLSYRDTAGVTGFSPAQLLMGRSLRTRLLKPADCLEPKWPAPDVVKCQDEEVRRRQKKDFDRRRAATVLPPLEPGDTVWVRDIKKTACVLSPASKPRSYVVETPTAVRVRNRVHLVPYSDPTTSQLNEPASREYSEGHEDQATVTDATATATPQVSNECGARVTRFGRRVKTPKRLDL; via the coding sequence ATGGACTTATTTAGTCACAGGGGACACAACTACCTACTAGTAGTTGATTATCGTTCTCGCTACCCTGAAGTCATCTACATGAGAAGCACGAACTCTGAGGCGGTTATCAATGCTGTCAAAAGCATTTTCGCTCGTTTTGGCATCCCCGAAGTTGTACGAAGCGACAATGGACCGCAGTTCGCTTCACACGCATTTGCAGCTTTTGCGAAGCACTATGGCTTCCAACACATCACCTCGAGTCCAAACTACCCGCAGTCTAACGGGGAAGTAGAAAGGATGGTGCGCACGGTCAAAGAAATGTTCGAGAAAGCAGATGGTCCTTTTCTGGCACTTCTGTCTTACAGAGACACTGCAGGCGTCACAGGGTTTAGCCCAGCGCAGCTACTGATGGGCCGCAGCCTGCGAACCAGGCTTCTCAAGCCAGCGGATTGCCTGGAACCGAAGTGGCCTGCGCCTGACGTTGTCAAATGCCAAGACGAGGAGGTAAGAAGGCGACAGAAGAAAGACTTTGATCGCCGTCGTGCTGCGACCGTCCTTCCTCCGCTGGAGCCGGGGGACACGGTGTGGGTTCGAGACATCAAAAAAACGGCGTGCGTTCTCAGCCCAGCCTCGAAGCCCCGCTCGTACGTCGTGGAAACACCAACCGCGGTGCGTGTGCGTAATAGGGTGCATCTAGTGCCCTATTCGGACCCAACCACGAGCCAACTCAACGAGCCAGCATCGAGGGAATACAGCGAGGGGCACGAAGACCAAGCCACCGTTACAGACGCCACGGCAACAGCGACGCCACAAGTCTCCAATGAATGCGGAGCGCGAGTCACCAGATTTGGTCGCCGAGTTAAGACTCCGAAAAGACTTGACTTGTGA